Proteins from a single region of Microbacterium sp. zg-Y818:
- a CDS encoding polyribonucleotide nucleotidyltransferase — protein MEGPEITAAEAVLDNGRFGTRTIRFETGRLAQQAQGAVAAYLDEETMLLSATSAGKHPREGFDFFPLTVDVEERSYAAGKIPGSFFRREGRPSTEAILVCRLIDRPLRPSFVEGLRNEVQIVVTVLSIAPGEYYDALAINAASLSTQISGLPFSGPIAGVRLALMPGHGEHADQWIAFPKVEQMEEAVFDLIVAGRVLPDGDVAIMMVEAEATENSWNLIKAGATKPSEEIVAQGLEAAKPFIKELVGAQNVVANTAAKEIKQFPVFLPYSQETYDFVSARAHDSLVPIYQIADKQERQAADDELKDRVKAELIAATEAGELPAAAPLEFSAAYKSVTKKIVRDRILSEGVRMDGRGLADIRPLDAEVQVIPRVHGSAIFQRGETQILGVTTLNMLKMEQQIDSLSPTTSKRYMHHYNFPPYSTGETGRVGSPKRREIGHGFLAERALVPVLPSREEFPYAIRQVSEALSSNGSTSMGSVCASTLSLLNAGVPLRAPVAGIAMGLVSAEVDGQTRYAALTDILGAEDALGDMDFKVAGTSEFVTAIQLDTKLDGIPSSVLTAALQQAKDARMTILSVLNAAIDGPDEMAPTAPRVISVQIPVDKIGELIGPKGKTINAIQDETGAQISIEEDGTVYIGATDGPAAEAARAQVNAIANPTNPEVGEQFLGTVVKLAAFGAFISLLPGKDGLLHISEVRKLAGGKRVENVEDVLGVGQKLLVRITKIDDRGKLSLEPVVEESAAEAAPAEAAEVPAEA, from the coding sequence TTGGAAGGTCCTGAAATCACCGCCGCCGAAGCCGTCCTGGACAACGGACGTTTCGGCACCCGCACCATCCGCTTCGAAACCGGCCGCCTCGCGCAGCAGGCGCAGGGCGCCGTCGCCGCCTACCTCGACGAGGAGACGATGCTGCTGTCGGCCACCAGCGCCGGCAAGCACCCTCGTGAGGGCTTCGACTTCTTCCCGCTGACCGTCGACGTCGAAGAGCGTTCGTACGCCGCAGGCAAGATCCCCGGCTCGTTCTTCCGCCGCGAGGGCCGCCCCTCCACCGAGGCGATCCTGGTCTGCCGTCTCATCGACCGCCCGCTGCGCCCCTCGTTCGTCGAGGGCCTGCGCAACGAGGTGCAGATCGTCGTGACCGTGCTCTCGATCGCCCCGGGCGAGTACTACGACGCGCTCGCGATCAACGCCGCCTCGCTGTCCACCCAGATCTCCGGTCTGCCCTTCTCGGGTCCGATCGCCGGCGTGCGCCTCGCGCTCATGCCCGGTCACGGTGAGCACGCCGACCAGTGGATCGCCTTCCCCAAGGTCGAGCAGATGGAAGAGGCCGTCTTCGACCTCATCGTCGCCGGCCGTGTGCTGCCCGACGGCGACGTCGCGATCATGATGGTCGAGGCCGAGGCCACCGAGAACAGCTGGAACCTGATCAAGGCCGGCGCCACCAAGCCCAGCGAGGAGATCGTCGCGCAGGGCCTGGAGGCTGCGAAGCCCTTCATCAAGGAGCTCGTCGGCGCGCAGAACGTGGTGGCCAACACCGCCGCGAAGGAGATCAAGCAGTTCCCGGTCTTCCTGCCCTACAGCCAGGAGACGTACGACTTCGTCTCGGCTCGCGCGCACGACTCGCTCGTCCCGATCTACCAGATCGCCGACAAGCAGGAGCGTCAGGCCGCCGATGACGAGCTGAAGGACCGCGTCAAGGCCGAGCTGATCGCCGCGACCGAGGCCGGCGAGCTGCCGGCAGCGGCACCGCTGGAGTTCTCCGCCGCCTACAAGTCGGTCACGAAGAAGATCGTGCGCGATCGCATCCTCTCCGAGGGTGTGCGCATGGACGGTCGTGGCCTGGCGGACATCCGTCCGCTGGACGCCGAGGTGCAGGTCATCCCGCGCGTGCACGGTTCGGCCATCTTCCAGCGCGGCGAGACCCAGATCCTGGGTGTCACCACGCTGAACATGCTCAAGATGGAGCAGCAGATCGACTCGCTGTCGCCCACGACGAGCAAGCGCTACATGCACCACTACAACTTCCCGCCCTACTCGACCGGTGAGACCGGCCGTGTCGGCAGCCCCAAGCGTCGCGAGATCGGGCACGGCTTCCTCGCCGAGCGCGCCCTCGTGCCGGTGCTGCCCAGCCGCGAGGAGTTCCCGTACGCGATCCGTCAGGTCTCCGAGGCGCTGAGCTCCAACGGCTCGACCTCGATGGGCTCGGTGTGCGCGTCGACCCTGTCGCTGCTGAACGCGGGTGTGCCGCTGCGCGCTCCGGTCGCCGGCATCGCGATGGGTCTCGTCTCGGCTGAGGTCGACGGTCAGACCCGCTACGCGGCGCTGACCGACATCCTCGGTGCCGAGGACGCCCTCGGTGACATGGACTTCAAGGTCGCCGGCACGAGCGAGTTCGTCACCGCGATCCAGCTCGACACGAAGCTCGACGGCATCCCGTCGTCGGTGCTGACCGCCGCGCTGCAGCAGGCCAAGGACGCCCGTATGACGATCCTGAGCGTGCTGAACGCCGCGATCGACGGCCCCGACGAGATGGCGCCGACGGCTCCGCGCGTGATCAGCGTGCAGATCCCCGTCGACAAGATCGGCGAGCTGATCGGCCCCAAGGGCAAGACGATCAACGCGATCCAGGATGAGACCGGCGCGCAGATCTCCATCGAGGAGGACGGCACCGTCTACATCGGCGCGACCGACGGCCCCGCGGCCGAGGCCGCTCGTGCCCAGGTCAACGCGATCGCCAACCCCACCAACCCGGAGGTCGGCGAGCAGTTCCTCGGCACCGTGGTGAAGCTGGCCGCGTTCGGTGCGTTCATCTCGCTGCTGCCCGGCAAGGACGGCCTGCTGCACATCAGCGAGGTCCGCAAGCTCGCCGGCGGCAAGCGCGTCGAGAACGTCGAAGACGTGCTCGGCGTGGGCCAGAAGCTGCTGGTGCGCATCACCAAGATCGACGATCGCGGCAAGCTGTCGCTGGAGCCCGTGGTGGAGGAGAGTGCCGCCGAGGCCGCTCCCGCCGAGGCCGCTGAGGTGCCTGCAGAGGCCTGA
- a CDS encoding aldo/keto reductase: MRTPLGESGLSVFPFILGGSEFGWHVDLESSHAILDGYLELGGNAVHTSDSYAGGRSEHILGQWIHSRGLRDEVVVSVRVGGHPEHPGLGPVNLVRAVEASLTALRTDRIDLLYLDGGSDRTTALEDALATVQWLVEAGKVRAVGAFGFTAPQLVEARILSSAGLPRLTTLDVPYNLLRRTDFEGDLRLVAGAQSIAVTPSQTLEHGFLAGHHRSRSRVGASVRGAQLAASINRRGTRTLKALDALGAELGVSDAAVALAWVLAQKTVVAPIVNVYSPSHVGELVQGVGVKLGRSQLAELARAAA; the protein is encoded by the coding sequence GTGCGCACACCACTGGGGGAGTCGGGGCTGTCGGTCTTCCCGTTCATCCTGGGCGGCTCCGAATTCGGGTGGCACGTCGATCTGGAATCCAGTCACGCCATCCTCGACGGCTACCTCGAGCTCGGCGGTAACGCGGTGCACACCTCCGACTCCTATGCCGGCGGCCGCAGCGAGCACATCCTCGGCCAGTGGATCCACTCGCGGGGTCTGCGCGACGAGGTGGTCGTCTCGGTGCGCGTGGGTGGCCATCCCGAGCACCCGGGGCTCGGCCCCGTCAACCTGGTGCGTGCGGTGGAGGCATCGCTCACCGCATTGCGCACCGACCGCATCGACCTGCTGTACCTCGACGGCGGCTCCGACCGCACCACTGCCCTCGAAGATGCTCTCGCCACGGTGCAGTGGCTGGTCGAGGCGGGCAAGGTGCGTGCCGTCGGCGCGTTCGGCTTCACCGCTCCCCAGCTGGTCGAGGCGAGGATTCTCTCCTCTGCCGGTCTGCCGCGCCTGACCACGCTCGACGTGCCCTACAACCTGCTGCGTCGGACTGACTTCGAGGGCGACCTTCGCCTGGTCGCCGGGGCGCAGAGCATCGCGGTGACCCCCTCGCAGACGCTCGAGCACGGCTTCCTCGCCGGGCACCACCGCTCGCGTTCGCGGGTAGGGGCCTCCGTCCGTGGGGCGCAGCTGGCCGCGAGCATCAATCGCCGCGGCACGCGCACGCTGAAGGCCCTCGACGCCCTCGGTGCCGAGCTGGGCGTGTCCGACGCCGCCGTGGCCCTGGCGTGGGTGCTGGCGCAGAAGACGGTCGTGGCTCCGATCGTCAACGTGTACTCCCCGTCCCACGTCGGGGAGCTGGTGCAGGGCGTGGGCGTGAAGCTCGGGCGCAGCCAGCTCGCCGAGCTGGCCCGCGCGGCGGCGTGA